The proteins below come from a single Candidatus Woesearchaeota archaeon genomic window:
- a CDS encoding ArsR family transcriptional regulator: MPFTRITIIKSKRPSPGNVNEELQWFGGSLGLFNLRDKDKSCFRIFITLLKQLKTGAKLTSDAIAEDTGLSRGTVIHHLKKLMNAGLVAHYKNTYQLRVKTLEDLVTTTQAAINETMNELLASAKELDKQLNLKEEKK; encoded by the coding sequence ATGCCCTTCACGCGCATAACCATCATCAAAAGTAAACGCCCCAGTCCTGGCAACGTCAACGAAGAACTCCAATGGTTTGGAGGATCGTTGGGTCTTTTCAATTTGCGTGACAAGGACAAGTCGTGCTTTCGCATCTTCATCACCCTTCTCAAGCAGCTGAAGACCGGTGCTAAACTCACCAGCGACGCCATTGCAGAGGACACCGGCTTGAGCAGAGGAACAGTAATCCACCACTTGAAAAAACTCATGAACGCCGGACTCGTAGCCCACTACAAAAACACCTACCAACTCCGCGTCAAAACGCTTGAAGACCTCGTTACCACAACACAAGCGGCGATAAACGAAACGATGAACGAGCTTCTTGCCAGTGCGAAAGAACTGGACAAGCAACTTAACTTAAAAGAAGAAAAAAAATAA